A stretch of Colletotrichum lupini chromosome 2, complete sequence DNA encodes these proteins:
- a CDS encoding ABC transporter, protein MVLPTFVLSAALATSVAAYDTLLNFHGAPEVETRTIDDIHKAAVAEGGVVTLWHGGDEKTQQDALKEAFEKRFPGMTLNLTVDISKYIDGDIDRQLSQGNVYVDSVILQTLQDYPRWDQEGALLRYKPLDFDKIHPGFRDVWASWYAVVVFGWTNIWNTEKVSEGPVEYSDFLKPEYKDKLVFTYPNDDDAVLYAFDLAMQQNGYSWFENLLAQNPRWVRGTATPTTVMGQANNSYAVTFTGALGLAPTAPFNVSIPKNGFFVTWGQRAAILKDAPHKEGAKLLHNFLLSEEYQSPNNTGMWSVRKDIPAPAGFPELMDVNSTNPIDFERFMADRERVERLKLFFESKIGSAQGLSPLVDDL, encoded by the exons ATGGTTCTGCCCACATTCGTTCTTTCGGCTGCTCTGGCCACATCTGTTGCAGCCTACGATACCCTCCTCAACTTTCACGGCGCCCCCGAAGTCGAAACCCGCACGATTGACGACATTCACAAGGCTGCTGTCGCTGAAGGTGGTGTCGTTACTCTTTGGCACGGGGGTGATGAGAAGACTCAACAGGACGCTCTGAAGGAAGCTTTCGAGAAGCGCTTCCCCGGAATGACCCTTAACCTCACCGTCGACATCTCCAAATATATCGACGGCGACATCGACCGCCAGCTGTCGCAAGGCAACGTTTACGTTGACAGCGTCATTCTTCAGACCCTTCAAGACTATCCCAGATGGGACCAGGAAGGTGCTTTGCTGCGGTACAAACCGTTGGACTTTGACAAGATCCACCCTGGCTTCCGTGATGTATGGGCTTCGTGGTATGCGGTTGTTGTGTTTGGTTGGACCAACATCTGGAACACCGAAAAGGTTTCCGAAGGCCCCGTCGAGTACTCGGATTTCTTGAAGCCTGAGTACAAGGACAAGTTGGTCTTTACCTACCCGAATGACGATGATGCCGTTCTTTATGCGTTCGACCTGGC TATGCAGCAGAACGGATACAGCTGGTTCGAGAATCTCCTCGCCCAAAACCCTCGTTGGGTCCGCGGCACTGCTACCCCGACCACCGTCATGGGTCAGGCCAACAACTCATACGCCGTCACCTTCACCGGCGCTCTCGGACTAGCACCCACTGCTCCTTTCAATGTTTCCATTCCTAAGAATGGTTTCTTCGTCACTTGGGGCCAGCGCGCCGCGATTCTCAAGGACGCCCCCCACAAGGAGGGAGCAAAGCTTCTCCACAACTTCTTGCTCAGCGAGGAGTATCAGAGCCCCAACAACACCGGCATGTGGAGCGTCCGCAAGGACATTCCTGCCCCCGCTGGCTTCCCGGAACTGATGGACGTCAACTCTACGAACCCTATTGACTTTGAGCGTTTCATGGCGGATCGGGAGCGTGTTGAGAGACTAAAGCTTTTCTTCGAGAGCAAGATTGGCTCCGCCCAAGGACTCAGCCCCTTGGTTGACGACTTGTAA